A single region of the Streptomyces vilmorinianum genome encodes:
- a CDS encoding excalibur calcium-binding domain-containing protein produces MRRILSAGCASLLALALAGASGCGSSGEEQKVETGPTVTRTQTVTAEPTPTPTPPSTPPKPTAAPTADAASTVEAYFAAINARDYRRAWDLGGKNLGGSYESFQAGFADTVQDTVRIVDVQDGAVTVTLDALQADGTVRSFEGTYEVRNGVIVDADVRLVSPTPESAAPTVPEDTIRSYPPGPPAGVPDVDCSDLPGPVWVGPSDPHRLDRDGDGIGCELD; encoded by the coding sequence ATGCGCCGAATCCTGTCTGCCGGTTGCGCCTCTCTCCTGGCGCTGGCACTCGCAGGGGCGAGTGGCTGTGGCTCCTCCGGTGAGGAGCAGAAGGTGGAAACGGGTCCGACAGTCACGAGGACCCAGACCGTCACAGCGGAGCCGACGCCCACTCCCACGCCGCCTTCCACCCCGCCGAAGCCGACTGCAGCTCCCACTGCTGACGCGGCCTCCACTGTCGAGGCGTATTTCGCTGCCATCAATGCGCGCGACTACCGACGAGCGTGGGACCTCGGGGGCAAGAATCTTGGCGGCTCTTACGAGTCCTTCCAGGCAGGCTTTGCCGACACCGTTCAGGACACCGTCCGCATCGTCGATGTCCAGGACGGCGCGGTCACGGTCACGCTCGACGCCCTGCAGGCGGATGGGACCGTGCGTTCCTTCGAGGGCACGTACGAGGTCAGGAACGGGGTGATTGTCGACGCCGACGTACGGCTAGTGAGCCCGACGCCGGAGAGCGCAGCACCGACAGTGCCGGAGGACACCATCCGCTCATATCCCCCGGGTCCTCCTGCGGGCGTTCCCGACGTCGACTGCTCAGACCTTCCTGGTCCCGTTTGGGTCGGCCCCTCAGACCCCCACCGCCTCGACCGCGACGGTGATGGCATCGGCTGCGAACTCGACTGA
- a CDS encoding DNA-binding protein produces the protein MPGTLLLDSEGLSKLYLKDRAVVALVQAASEEGIRVATSAMTTLEADYERIHPARIKWILSRVDVHDVTKEITDQAAALLRTHHLHGHKYAIGAAFAVIARNAPRPVTVLTSDPEDLTLLCGPSVEVVKV, from the coding sequence ATGCCCGGCACGCTCCTGCTCGACAGCGAAGGCCTCTCGAAGCTCTACCTCAAGGACCGTGCCGTCGTGGCTCTGGTCCAAGCGGCGTCGGAAGAGGGCATCCGCGTCGCCACAAGCGCCATGACCACCCTCGAGGCCGACTACGAGCGCATCCACCCCGCCCGTATCAAATGGATCCTCTCCCGCGTCGACGTTCACGACGTCACCAAGGAGATCACCGACCAGGCCGCCGCGCTTCTGCGCACCCATCACCTCCACGGGCACAAGTACGCAATCGGTGCCGCCTTCGCCGTCATCGCCCGCAACGCACCCCGGCCCGTCACCGTCCTCACGTCCGACCCCGAGGATCTGACACTCCTGTGCGGCCCTTCCGTGGAGGTCGTCAAGGTCTGA
- a CDS encoding CPCC family cysteine-rich protein — MSDRYPCPCCGHRVLGEMPGSYEICPVCFWEDDGVQFRWPTMGGGANKVSLIEAQRNYQDFGACDEHGRRFVRPPAEDEPLDPAWRPIDLTRDSFEDWAAEDRAPWPDDRSVLCWWLPTFWGPCPSRRDPPTPDSRLRCRRPEELTPPRAVPARRTAWPCRRYRK; from the coding sequence GTGAGCGACCGCTACCCCTGTCCCTGCTGCGGGCACCGCGTGCTGGGCGAGATGCCCGGCTCGTACGAGATCTGCCCCGTCTGCTTCTGGGAGGACGACGGGGTCCAGTTCCGCTGGCCGACCATGGGCGGCGGCGCGAACAAGGTCTCCTTGATCGAGGCCCAGCGGAACTACCAGGACTTCGGCGCCTGCGACGAGCACGGCCGCCGGTTCGTCCGCCCGCCGGCCGAAGACGAGCCGCTCGACCCCGCCTGGCGCCCCATCGATCTGACCCGGGACTCCTTCGAGGACTGGGCAGCCGAGGACCGAGCCCCGTGGCCCGACGACCGCTCGGTGCTCTGCTGGTGGCTGCCCACCTTCTGGGGGCCTTGCCCTTCCCGCCGGGATCCCCCTACACCCGATAGCCGGCTGCGGTGCCGGCGACCAGAGGAGCTCACACCGCCACGAGCCGTACCCGCTCGCCGCACAGCTTGGCCATGTCGTCGATATCGGAAGTGA
- a CDS encoding PIN domain-containing protein → MARRRLSHEGALVLDSEGLSKLLADDEQVVALIAEARSRGMEVVISALTIIEAVHSPTNKSRLNWVLSGLRVVPVGDEEARAASKLLMNAGLHGHKYAIDAAVAEVALRQHRPVVMLTSDIDDMAKLCGERVRLVAV, encoded by the coding sequence GTGGCCCGCCGCAGGCTGAGTCACGAGGGGGCGCTGGTCCTCGACAGCGAGGGACTCTCGAAGCTGCTCGCCGACGACGAGCAGGTGGTGGCTCTGATCGCTGAGGCGCGCTCGCGCGGCATGGAGGTCGTGATCAGTGCGCTCACCATCATCGAAGCCGTCCACTCGCCTACGAACAAGTCCCGTTTGAACTGGGTGCTGTCCGGGCTGCGGGTGGTCCCGGTCGGTGACGAGGAGGCGAGGGCGGCCTCGAAGTTGCTGATGAATGCCGGATTGCATGGACACAAGTACGCGATCGATGCGGCGGTCGCCGAGGTCGCGCTGCGACAGCATCGCCCTGTGGTCATGCTCACTTCCGATATCGACGACATGGCCAAGCTGTGCGGCGAGCGGGTACGGCTCGTGGCGGTGTGA
- the ychF gene encoding redox-regulated ATPase YchF — protein MSLTIGIVGLPNVGKSTLFNALTKNDVLAANYPFATIEPNVGVVGVPDARLAKLAEIFGSQRLLPATVDFVDIAGIVRGASEGEGLGNKFLANIRESDAICQVIRAFKDENVVHVDGKVSPKDDIETINTELILADLQTIEKVLPRLAKEARIKKDVAPKVAAVEAAKEILERGDTLFSQGIVQGSDKAELLHDLHLLTTKPFLYVFNVDEDELTDDSFKDEQRALVAPAEAIFLNAKLEQDLAELDEEDAMELLQSVGAEEPGLATLARVGFDTLGLQTYLTAGPKESRAWTIKKGATAPEAAGVIHTDFQKGFIKAEVISFADLVETGSVADARAAGKARMEGKEYVMQDGDVVEFRFNV, from the coding sequence GTGTCGCTCACGATCGGAATCGTCGGTCTGCCGAATGTCGGCAAGTCGACCCTGTTCAACGCCCTGACCAAGAACGACGTCCTGGCGGCCAACTACCCGTTCGCCACGATCGAGCCGAACGTCGGCGTCGTCGGTGTCCCCGACGCGCGTCTGGCGAAGCTGGCCGAGATCTTCGGCTCGCAGCGCCTCCTCCCGGCGACGGTCGACTTCGTCGACATCGCGGGCATCGTGCGCGGCGCGAGCGAGGGCGAGGGCCTGGGCAACAAGTTCCTGGCGAACATCCGCGAGTCCGACGCGATCTGCCAGGTCATCCGCGCCTTCAAGGACGAGAACGTCGTGCACGTCGACGGCAAGGTCTCGCCGAAGGACGACATCGAGACGATCAACACCGAGCTGATCCTCGCCGACCTGCAGACGATCGAGAAGGTCCTGCCGCGCCTGGCGAAGGAAGCCCGCATCAAGAAGGACGTGGCCCCGAAGGTCGCGGCGGTCGAGGCGGCCAAGGAGATCCTGGAGCGCGGAGACACCCTGTTCTCGCAGGGCATCGTCCAGGGCTCGGACAAGGCCGAGCTCCTGCACGACCTGCACCTGCTCACCACCAAGCCGTTCCTCTACGTCTTCAACGTCGACGAGGACGAGCTGACCGACGACTCCTTCAAGGACGAGCAGCGCGCGCTGGTCGCCCCGGCCGAGGCGATCTTCCTCAACGCCAAGCTGGAGCAGGACCTCGCCGAGCTCGACGAGGAGGACGCCATGGAACTCCTCCAGTCCGTGGGCGCCGAGGAGCCGGGCCTGGCGACGCTGGCCCGCGTCGGCTTCGACACCCTGGGCCTGCAGACCTACCTCACGGCAGGCCCGAAGGAATCCCGCGCCTGGACGATCAAGAAGGGCGCGACGGCCCCCGAGGCGGCCGGTGTGATCCACACCGACTTCCAGAAGGGCTTCATCAAGGCCGAGGTCATCTCCTTCGCCGACCTCGTAGAAACGGGCTCGGTGGCCGACGCCCGCGCGGCGGGCAAGGCCCGCATGGAGGGCAAGGAGTACGTGATGCAGGACGGCGACGTGGTGGAGTTCCGCTTCAATGTGTAG
- a CDS encoding DUF6542 domain-containing protein, with translation MEQHRTSQPRGRRRPQTPLTPPGALVEGATVYRVAARPGGPGNGRVERAMPVRPVRTRPVPPVVLALRRLPNPRLTGLGAGLFASAAMLVIGFLDRVLLDGSPLVFGLLFLPVSALTALWVRTADLVTAPISVPIAFAVGVVPIAGGTGGFGGQAMAVVTALAVHAGWLYGGTLVAGLITCVRKVRDMGRRQRAAAARAAGAGAPHAVRRPAP, from the coding sequence GTGGAGCAGCACAGGACAAGTCAGCCTCGAGGCCGCCGGCGGCCGCAGACGCCTCTCACGCCGCCCGGCGCGCTCGTGGAAGGCGCCACCGTCTATCGCGTCGCCGCACGTCCGGGGGGCCCGGGCAACGGCCGGGTCGAGCGGGCCATGCCCGTGCGCCCCGTAAGGACCCGGCCCGTGCCGCCCGTCGTCCTCGCCCTGCGGCGGCTGCCCAACCCGAGGCTGACCGGCCTCGGCGCCGGGCTCTTCGCCTCCGCCGCCATGCTGGTCATCGGGTTCCTCGACCGGGTGCTCCTCGACGGCTCACCCCTCGTCTTCGGCCTGCTGTTCCTGCCGGTCAGCGCCCTGACCGCGCTCTGGGTCCGTACCGCCGACCTCGTCACCGCCCCGATCAGCGTGCCCATCGCCTTCGCCGTGGGCGTGGTGCCCATCGCGGGCGGCACGGGCGGCTTCGGCGGGCAGGCGATGGCCGTCGTCACCGCCCTGGCCGTGCACGCCGGCTGGCTCTACGGCGGCACCCTCGTCGCCGGGCTGATCACCTGCGTCCGGAAGGTACGGGACATGGGGCGCCGCCAGCGGGCGGCCGCCGCCCGGGCTGCCGGGGCGGGGGCACCCCACGCGGTGCGGCGGCCCGCCCCGTAG
- the ppgK gene encoding polyphosphate--glucose phosphotransferase, whose protein sequence is MNVFGVDIGGSGIKGAPVDLERGDLAEPRHKVLTPQPATPDGVAGCVAEVVENFGWSGPVGVTFPGVVTGSTIRTAANVDKAWIDVDAGKLIGDRLGGLPVTVLNDADAAGVAEMTFGAGRGRKGTVILLTLGTGIGSALFVDGRLVPNTELGHLELKGHDAEKRASTKAKDDEGLSWEHWATRRLQKYLAHVEMLFSPELFIIGGGVSRKADRFLPLIEGIRAEIVPAGLRNNAGIVGAAMAAQAR, encoded by the coding sequence ATGAACGTCTTCGGAGTGGACATCGGCGGCTCGGGCATCAAGGGCGCTCCCGTGGACCTGGAGCGAGGAGACCTCGCCGAGCCCCGCCACAAGGTACTGACCCCGCAGCCCGCCACACCCGACGGTGTGGCGGGCTGTGTCGCGGAGGTCGTGGAGAACTTCGGCTGGTCGGGTCCGGTCGGGGTGACCTTCCCCGGTGTCGTCACCGGCTCCACGATCCGTACGGCCGCGAACGTCGACAAGGCATGGATCGACGTCGACGCGGGCAAGCTGATCGGCGACCGCCTGGGCGGGCTGCCGGTGACGGTCCTGAACGACGCGGACGCGGCCGGGGTCGCCGAGATGACCTTCGGCGCGGGCCGGGGCCGCAAGGGCACGGTGATCCTGCTGACGCTCGGTACGGGCATCGGTTCGGCGCTCTTCGTCGACGGCCGCCTCGTGCCCAACACGGAGCTGGGGCACCTGGAGCTGAAGGGCCACGACGCCGAGAAGCGGGCCTCGACGAAGGCGAAGGACGACGAGGGCCTCAGCTGGGAGCACTGGGCGACGCGGCGCCTGCAGAAGTACCTGGCCCATGTGGAGATGCTGTTCTCGCCGGAGCTGTTCATCATCGGCGGGGGAGTGAGCCGGAAGGCGGACAGGTTCCTGCCACTGATCGAGGGCATCAGGGCGGAGATCGTGCCGGCGGGGCTGCGGAACAACGCGGGGATCGTGGGCGCGGCGATGGCGGCGCAGGCGCGCTAG
- a CDS encoding 4-hydroxy-3-methylbut-2-enyl diphosphate reductase, with translation MGRMTATPATNRPKRVLLAAPRGYCAGVDRAVIAVEKALEQYGAPIYVRHEIVHNKYVVQTLERKGAIFVDQATEVPPGNIVMFSAHGVAPTVHEEAREGRLKTIDATCPLVTKVHKEAVRFAKEDFDILLIGHEGHEEVIGTSGEAPDHIQLVDGPEDVAKVEVRDPSRVVWLSQTTLSVDETMETVDALKEKFPQLISPPSDDICYATQNRQLAIKELAGQAELVIVVGSKNSSNSIRMVEVAKQAGVPAAYLVDFASEIDEAWLEGVTSVGLSSGASVPDVLVQEVLEWLAERGYADVEIVKTADESLTFSLPKELRNKDLRAEAADLVKE, from the coding sequence ATGGGACGCATGACTGCAACGCCCGCGACCAACCGCCCGAAGCGTGTCCTGCTCGCCGCTCCCCGCGGCTACTGCGCGGGCGTGGACCGTGCCGTGATCGCCGTGGAGAAGGCCCTGGAGCAGTACGGGGCGCCGATCTACGTCCGTCACGAGATCGTGCACAACAAGTACGTCGTACAGACCCTGGAGCGGAAGGGCGCCATCTTCGTCGACCAGGCGACCGAGGTGCCCCCGGGCAACATCGTGATGTTCTCCGCGCACGGCGTCGCCCCGACCGTGCACGAGGAGGCCCGCGAGGGCCGCCTCAAGACCATCGACGCGACCTGCCCGCTGGTCACGAAGGTGCACAAGGAGGCCGTGCGGTTCGCCAAGGAGGACTTCGACATCCTCCTGATCGGCCACGAGGGCCACGAGGAGGTCATCGGCACCTCCGGCGAGGCCCCCGACCACATCCAGCTCGTCGACGGCCCGGAGGACGTGGCCAAGGTCGAGGTCCGCGACCCGTCCAGGGTCGTCTGGCTCTCCCAGACCACGCTCTCCGTCGACGAGACGATGGAGACCGTGGACGCGCTGAAGGAGAAGTTCCCGCAGCTGATCTCCCCGCCGTCCGACGACATCTGCTACGCCACGCAGAACCGGCAGCTGGCCATCAAGGAGCTCGCCGGCCAGGCCGAGCTGGTGATCGTCGTCGGCTCGAAGAACTCCTCGAACTCGATCCGTATGGTCGAGGTCGCCAAGCAGGCCGGTGTCCCGGCCGCGTACCTGGTCGACTTCGCGAGCGAGATCGACGAGGCCTGGCTGGAGGGCGTCACCTCGGTCGGCCTGTCGTCGGGCGCCTCGGTGCCGGACGTCCTCGTCCAGGAGGTCCTGGAATGGCTCGCCGAGCGCGGCTACGCGGACGTGGAGATCGTCAAGACGGCCGACGAGTCCCTGACCTTCTCGCTCCCCAAGGAGCTCCGGAACAAGGACCTGCGCGCCGAGGCGGCCGACCTCGTCAAGGAGTAA
- a CDS encoding APC family permease, with product MAEEAQVAAQVAAHTGLRRTLGFRDLVVYGLLFIAPMAPVGVFGTLDAKSHGAVALVYLVATVAMAFTAFSYAQMVRVAPLAGSVFTYARKGLGDGPGFVAGWMAMLDYLLIPAVAYLFAGIAMEALVPEVDRWVWTALAVVITTLLNLWGVRAAARVGFAVLAMEIVVLLVFVVSAVAVLVRDGARRDWWSPLTGDGAFSVAAVLGAVSVAVLSYLGFDAIASFAEEVTGGSAKVARAVLFCLALAGALFVTQTYLVALLEPLSSAELAADPAGQGSAFYDAVDASVGTWLHDLVAVSKAIGAAFAALAGQAAAGRLLFAMARDRRLPHLLARTDAGVPRVALLLAAAVTMVAAVWAAQRDDGLDHLVSVVDIGALTAFVLLHASVVGWFAVRRMAGPPHWLRHVVMPVVGAAILIAVIAEAAVSAQVVGVVWLGVGLVVLAVQGATRSP from the coding sequence ATGGCCGAGGAAGCACAGGTGGCAGCGCAGGTGGCGGCGCACACCGGACTGCGGCGGACCCTCGGGTTCCGCGACCTTGTCGTGTACGGGCTGCTGTTCATCGCGCCCATGGCCCCCGTCGGTGTCTTCGGCACCCTCGACGCGAAGTCGCACGGCGCCGTGGCGCTGGTCTACCTCGTCGCCACCGTCGCGATGGCGTTCACCGCTTTCAGCTACGCCCAGATGGTGCGGGTCGCCCCGCTGGCGGGCTCCGTCTTCACGTACGCCCGCAAGGGGCTGGGCGACGGGCCGGGGTTCGTCGCCGGGTGGATGGCGATGCTCGACTACCTGCTGATCCCGGCCGTGGCCTATCTCTTCGCGGGCATCGCGATGGAGGCGCTTGTACCGGAGGTGGACCGGTGGGTGTGGACGGCGCTGGCGGTGGTGATCACGACCCTGCTGAATCTGTGGGGCGTACGGGCGGCGGCGCGGGTCGGCTTCGCGGTGCTCGCGATGGAGATCGTGGTGCTGCTGGTCTTCGTGGTGTCGGCGGTGGCCGTTCTCGTACGGGACGGGGCGCGGCGCGACTGGTGGTCGCCGCTGACCGGGGACGGGGCGTTCTCGGTGGCCGCGGTGCTGGGCGCGGTGTCGGTGGCCGTGCTGTCGTACCTCGGCTTCGACGCGATCGCCTCGTTCGCGGAGGAGGTCACCGGAGGGTCGGCGAAGGTGGCGCGGGCGGTGCTGTTCTGTCTGGCGCTCGCGGGCGCGCTGTTCGTGACCCAGACGTATCTGGTGGCGCTCCTTGAGCCGCTGTCGTCCGCGGAGCTGGCGGCGGATCCCGCCGGACAGGGCTCGGCCTTCTACGACGCGGTGGACGCGTCCGTCGGGACGTGGCTGCACGACCTGGTGGCGGTGTCGAAGGCGATCGGCGCGGCGTTCGCCGCGCTGGCGGGCCAGGCGGCCGCGGGCCGGCTGCTCTTCGCCATGGCCCGTGACCGGCGGCTTCCGCATCTGCTGGCGCGTACGGACGCGGGCGTGCCGCGGGTCGCGCTGCTGCTGGCGGCGGCGGTCACGATGGTGGCGGCGGTCTGGGCGGCGCAGCGGGACGACGGCCTCGACCACCTGGTCTCGGTGGTCGACATCGGGGCGCTGACGGCGTTCGTGCTGCTGCACGCGAGCGTGGTGGGGTGGTTCGCGGTACGCCGGATGGCGGGGCCACCGCACTGGCTGCGGCATGTGGTGATGCCGGTGGTGGGCGCGGCGATCCTGATCGCGGTGATCGCGGAGGCGGCGGTGTCGGCGCAGGTGGTGGGCGTGGTCTGGCTGGGGGTGGGGCTGGTGGTGCTCGCGGTGCAGGGGGCGACGCGGAGCCCTTGA